GGTTCTGGCGGGTCTGCACCTCGGTGTGGATGAGCCCTTCGTAGCTCTTGTCCATGAACTTGCCGATCTCGGCCCAGGCGGCGGCGGACTGCTTCACCGAGTCGCGGGTCCACGCGCCGTCGGCGAGGTTGTCGATGTCGATGAGGACCTGGTTGCCCTCGATCTTGGCGGCCGTGATGAGGATCATCCAGTACTGGTAGTACGAGGCGTTCTTGCCGGCGTACGCGTAGGGGGTCAGCCCCGCGTCCTTGATGGTGCCGCAGAGCGTCTTGAACTCGTCGAACGTCTTCGGCGGGGTCCAGCCCTTCTCCTGGAAGAGCTTGGCGTTGTACCACAGGCCGTAGCCGGTGAAGACGTAGTTGAGGATGTACGGCTTGTCGGCGATCAGGCCGGACTCGACCGTGCCGGGGACCAGCGTGTCGCGTACCTTCTTGCTCGGGTCGTCGATGGAAGGCGCGTCGAACAGCGGGGTGAGGTCCAGGAGCTGGCCCTCGGTCTGCAGCGCGCCGTTGTCCATCAGGTCGGAGCCGGAGTTGGCGATGAAGTCCGGCACGTCGCCGCTGGCGAAGCGGGGCTGCAGGGTCTGCGAGATCTGCTGCGTGGCGACGTGCTTGACCGAGGCGTTGGGGAATTCCTTCTTGTACAGCGGCTCGTGCACGTCGGTGGCGTAGGAGTCGCCGAGGCCGCCTTTGAAGATGACGACTTCGAGCGGTGCGTCCGCCTTCACGCCGAACGGGTTGGCCCCCGAGGTCGGCGCCGCGGCGGACGTGGCCGGCGCGGCGTCGCCGCCACCGGCGCCGCTGGTGGCGCAGGAGCTGAGGAACCCCGCCGCGGGGCCCGCGACGAGAGCGGTGAGGCCGATACGGCGGAGCATCTGCCGCCGGGTGATGTCTTTCGGCGTGCCGGCGGAGTAGGCCATGCAACCCTCCAGGAAGGGAGTTATCAATTAGGAAAGTTTCCTAAACGTTTGAGGAACGTACGTCCAACGCCGTGCACCGTCAAGTGGTATAGGCCAACCCGTGATCGAGCTGTAGCCGACCAGCAAGGGGACCGCGACCGACGCGCACATGCACCGCCTCCGGAAACGCCTGCGTAACCCGCCAACGCCACAGGTCACCGGCCGATGATGACACACAACGCCACAGGATTGACAGACCTTTGACCCGGTCTAGACCAGTGAGCGGGAAACCATCCGAAGAGTGGACATCGCCTGCATTCAACGGCAAAGAGCGACTAGCGTCACTTACCGGACGTCCCCAAGTAGCCCTAGTAGCGAGGAGCACGGGTTTGCCGCTCCAGATCACCGGCGCGCCGAGCGACCCCGACCTCATCCGCCTGCCGTGGGAGACCCCGCTGGAGGAATGGCCGGAACACCACCTGGTCACGCTCCCCCGAGGCATCTCCCGCCACATCGTGCGGTTCGCGCGGCTGTCGGGACGCGTCTACGCCATCAAGGAGATCAACAGCCGGTTCGCCAGGCGCGAGTACCAGCTTCTGTGGGACCTCGGCCGCCACGACGCACCCTCCGTGGAACCGGTCGCCGTCGTCACCGGCCGCACCACCGCCGACGGCGAGCCGCTCGACTCCGCGCTCATCACCCGGCACCTGCAGTTCTCCCTGCCGTACCGCGCCGTGCTGTCGGGCTCGCTGCGGCCCGACACGCTCATCCGCCTGCTCGACGCGCTCGCCGTGCTGCTGGTGCGCCTGCACCTCGCCGGGTTTTACTGGGGTGACTGCTCGCTGAGCAACACCCTGTTCCGCAGGGACGCCGGCGCGTTCGCCGCCTACCTCGTGGACGCCGAGACCGGTGAGCTGCACCCGGTGCTCAGCCGGGGCCAGCGCGACCAGGACATCGAGGTCGCGCGGGTCAACATCTTCGGCGAGATGCTCGACCTGGAGGCCGGCGGGTTCCTCCACCCCTCGATCGACCCGCTGGCGTTCGCCGACCAGCTCGTGGCGCGGTACCACCGGCTGTGGGAGGAGCTCACGCAGGAGGAGATCGTCGAGGACGTCGAGTGGCACCTGATCGACCAGCGCATCAGGCGGCTCAACTCGCTCGGCTTCGACGTCGCCGAGATGATGATCCGCCGCAAGGCCGGCACGGCGCGGCTCATGGTCAAGCCCAAGGTCGTGGACGCCGGCCACCACCAGCGCCGGCTGCTGCGGCTCACCGGCCTCGACGTGGAGGAGAACCAGGCCCGCCGGCTGCTCAACGACCTGGACTCCTTCCGCGTGGCCCGCGGCCTGCGGCACGAGGACGAGGCGATCGTCGCGCACCTGTGGCTGGCCGAGATCTTCCAGCCGACCGTGCTCGCCATCCCGCCGGACCTGCGCGGCAAGCTGGAACCCGCGCAGCTGTTCCACGAGGTGCTCGACCACCGGTGGTACATGTCGGAGGCCGAGGGCCGGGACGTCGGGCTGGACGCGGCGTTGCGGTCGTACATCGACACCGTGCTGGTGCACAAACCCGACGAGAAGGCACTGATCGGGGACGACGCGGTGCCGGGGACCGAGCAGGTGCCGGACCTGACCCTCTGACGAGGGGGATCGGAACCTCCGGCCGTACGACCCCACCCGCCGACGAGGTCTCAGCCCTTCACGGCCTCCAGCTCCTTGAGGTAGGTCGCGGCCTCGGCCAGGTGGGCCTCGCTGAAGACGCGCACGCCGTGCACCGACAGCAGGGCCGCCGTCACGCCGGAGCCGGGGGTGACGCGGCCGCGGAAGGTGCCGTCGTGGATGCGCAGGGTGCCGCAGGACGGGCTGCCGTCCTTGAGCACGGCGAGCTTGAGGTTCATGGAGCGTGCCACGGCGAGCGCGGCCTGCGCGCCGGCGAGGAAGTGGCGGGTCACGTCGGCCCCCTCGGCGGTGAGGATGCGCGCGCTGCCGGCCAGCACCGCCGGCCCGCCGACCCCGCCTTCGATCTCGGCGGGAGGACGCGGCACCGGCAGGCCGCCTTCGACCTCAGGACAGAACGGCACGAGCCTGCCCTCGGCGCGCCAGGTGGCGAGGAGCGCGTCGTGCACGGTCTTCGCCTGGCCGTCGAAACGCACCGGACGCCCCATCAGGCACGCGCTGACCAGGATCCTTTCCATTCCCCCACGGTAACGCGCAACGGACGCGGATGGTGACGGCGTCGTTGCATCCGCATATGTCGCTTTATGAGTAAATCAGCAGAGATATACCGAGCGATATTCGACGGCAGCTCTGCCACCTGGTCGGTCAAGCATTCCACGCAGTAAAAGATCCTTATATCCGAGGACTTTACCGTCCCATTGACCGAAGCCGACACGACCCGGTGATCTCCCTAGAGTCGGCCAGGTTCCGTTACGGACCGTATCCGGCGAGGGGTGCACCGTGCTCGACATCGAAAGCTGCCTGACCGAGGCACTGGCCGTCCCCGGCGCGATCGAAGCACTCGTGGCCGAGGACGCCTGCGGCCTGGTCGCCGCGTCCGGCTCACCGGCCTCCCCCGGCCCGCGCGCCACGGCCGACGCGTTCACCGCGAGCCTGCGTGCCACCCTCGACGCTCTCGCGCCGAGCGCGCCAGGCGGCTACGCGGGGCTGGAAGAGCTCGTCGTCACCACCGACAGGGGACACCACCTGCTGCGTCCCTTCTCCCCCTCGGCGCTGGTGTACCTGCGGCTGGACGGCGAACGCGCCAACCTCGCACTGGCCCTGCACCGGCTGCGCGCCGTCACCGTCCGGCTGGCGGAACTGGCCGCCGCCGGCCTCCTCACCGCCCCACCCCCGGCACCGGACGTCCAGCCCGCACTCCCCCGCCGCGCCAGGCGTCACGCGCGGACCGGCGACCCCCCACCGGACGGCTCCGCCGACATCGGAGTGCTCGTACGGCTCCGCGACGCTCTGGAACGCCTTCTCTAGCTCTTCCTTCTCCCCTCATCACTGTCAACCAGGAGGAAACATGGCAAACATCGACGTCACGCTCAAGGAGATGATGTCCGTCGACGGCGCCATCGGCGCCGCCGTCGTCGACTACGGCAGTGGCATGGCACTCGGCACACTAGGCGGGTCCAAGGACCTCGACCTCCAGGTCGCCGCCGCCGGCAACACCGAGGTCATCAAGGCCAAGCTCCGCACCATGGAGGCCCTGCGCCTCCATGAGGGCATCGAGGACATCCTCATCACCCTGAGCGCGCAGTACCACATCATCCGCCCCCTGTCCGGCCGCAGCGGCAAGGGCCTGTTCCTCTACCTGGCCCTCGACCGCCAGCGCGCCAACCTGGCCCTGGCCCGCCACTCCCTGCGGAGCATCGAGGAGGCACTGGAGGTCTGACCCGTCCCACCCGGCGACCGGGAACCGCGACGGCACGCCGGCGAGAGGCCCGCGGCCCGGCGGCTACAGCACGGCGGCGCGGGTGGTGAGCTCGGTGATCGCCGCCACGAAGTCGGGCCAGAGCGCACGCGGCAGGTCGTGGCCCATCCCGGGGAACGTCAGCAGCTTGGCCCCCGGGATGGCGTCCGCGGTGGCGACCCCACCGGCGAGCTGGACAAGCTGGTCGGCCTCCCCGTGGATCACCAGCGCCGGCACCGACAACTCGCGCAGCGCCGCCGTCCGGTCCCCCGACGCGAGGAGCGCCGCGAACTGCCGGCCGAACCCCGGCGGGTCGAACGACCGGTCATAGGCCTGCCCCGCGATCTCCCGCACCCGCGCCTCGTCCGCCGGATACGCCGGCGACCCCAGCACCTTCCACGACTCGACCGCACGCCGCACCACCGACTCCCGGTCAGGAGCCGCCGGCGCCAGCAGCGCACCGAGCGCCAGCTCTGTAGGAGCCCCCACATCCGGACTCGTCGTCGACATGATCGACGTGAGACTGAGCGTCCTCCCCGGGTACCTGATCGCGAACTCCTGCGCGATCATCCCCCCCATCGAGGCCCCCACCACATGCACCGCGTCCAGCCCAAGAACGTCCAACAGCCCCGCCGTGTCGGCCGCCATGTCCTTCAGCAGATACGGCGCCTCCGGCACCCCCTCGCCACGCGCCGCCGGAAGCCGCGGCACCCCCGCCTCATGCAGATGCGTCGACAACCCCGCGTCCCGGTTGTCGAACCGCACGACGTAATGCCCCGCGGCGGCCAGCTCCGCGCAGAACTCCTCGTCCCAACTGATCATCTGAGCCCCGAGCCCCATGATCAGCACCAACACCCTCCCCCC
The window above is part of the Sphaerisporangium rubeum genome. Proteins encoded here:
- a CDS encoding alpha/beta fold hydrolase; translated protein: MDRVRVNGIEIAYDTFGDAGGRVLVLIMGLGAQMISWDEEFCAELAAAGHYVVRFDNRDAGLSTHLHEAGVPRLPAARGEGVPEAPYLLKDMAADTAGLLDVLGLDAVHVVGASMGGMIAQEFAIRYPGRTLSLTSIMSTTSPDVGAPTELALGALLAPAAPDRESVVRRAVESWKVLGSPAYPADEARVREIAGQAYDRSFDPPGFGRQFAALLASGDRTAALRELSVPALVIHGEADQLVQLAGGVATADAIPGAKLLTFPGMGHDLPRALWPDFVAAITELTTRAAVL
- a CDS encoding DUF4032 domain-containing protein, with protein sequence MPLQITGAPSDPDLIRLPWETPLEEWPEHHLVTLPRGISRHIVRFARLSGRVYAIKEINSRFARREYQLLWDLGRHDAPSVEPVAVVTGRTTADGEPLDSALITRHLQFSLPYRAVLSGSLRPDTLIRLLDALAVLLVRLHLAGFYWGDCSLSNTLFRRDAGAFAAYLVDAETGELHPVLSRGQRDQDIEVARVNIFGEMLDLEAGGFLHPSIDPLAFADQLVARYHRLWEELTQEEIVEDVEWHLIDQRIRRLNSLGFDVAEMMIRRKAGTARLMVKPKVVDAGHHQRRLLRLTGLDVEENQARRLLNDLDSFRVARGLRHEDEAIVAHLWLAEIFQPTVLAIPPDLRGKLEPAQLFHEVLDHRWYMSEAEGRDVGLDAALRSYIDTVLVHKPDEKALIGDDAVPGTEQVPDLTL
- the ngcE gene encoding N-acetylglucosamine/diacetylchitobiose ABC transporter substrate-binding protein, with translation MAYSAGTPKDITRRQMLRRIGLTALVAGPAAGFLSSCATSGAGGGDAAPATSAAAPTSGANPFGVKADAPLEVVIFKGGLGDSYATDVHEPLYKKEFPNASVKHVATQQISQTLQPRFASGDVPDFIANSGSDLMDNGALQTEGQLLDLTPLFDAPSIDDPSKKVRDTLVPGTVESGLIADKPYILNYVFTGYGLWYNAKLFQEKGWTPPKTFDEFKTLCGTIKDAGLTPYAYAGKNASYYQYWMILITAAKIEGNQVLIDIDNLADGAWTRDSVKQSAAAWAEIGKFMDKSYEGLIHTEVQTRQNQDKVALYPSGSWLENEQKDNTPGSFEYAVTPTPSLTASDKMPFEAIRAAAGEPYIIPAKGKNTAGALEYARIMLSKEGAKGFTEKSGSLTVVVGAAEGLSLTPGLKSVADAQTAAGNNIVTYSSFENWYKELETELRKQTNSLMFGRITAEQFCANMQKKADAVKADSSITKQNRTV
- a CDS encoding DUF523 domain-containing protein, translated to MERILVSACLMGRPVRFDGQAKTVHDALLATWRAEGRLVPFCPEVEGGLPVPRPPAEIEGGVGGPAVLAGSARILTAEGADVTRHFLAGAQAALAVARSMNLKLAVLKDGSPSCGTLRIHDGTFRGRVTPGSGVTAALLSVHGVRVFSEAHLAEAATYLKELEAVKG